The following are encoded together in the Bacillus sp. V2I10 genome:
- a CDS encoding helix-turn-helix domain-containing protein: MQIIQEKMSRLFEINRSLTQSLHLEDVLKKLVEAAFDLMNNADTIILYNLKEDGLLHFAQGVGVNEKVMCHVKFEPGESLTGKVFLSKKGVICSGEDIKVHMNSMSKTNYDFFFKGIYQREVKSGIVVPLLYKEDCIGVLVVDNFNENNVQFSQAEIQIIEIIADQAAIAIMNSKLYHQVKSKNEELSYSLDVHRKFTKILLEGKGSKFILDTISRILSTSVTYSESKNNHPYFFPIINSNEVFGYLVLLKPIESLSNIQKSALEHAATAMALEFVKQNTLFEKELHVREEMFQEIISGIRAESGLKIMKKFKFHENSKIACMIVDSKDGYLWDMDTILQKENLIRSIEKNLLKYCKTNVVFTKAFQLVILLSPERNLNYKKLAEDIEEGIINKNQSIAIGMGRDVPISEIADSYKEATEAVAFCKSLKNKKFVTYSELGVERLWLNTNPFLLRKFAHDKIGRLLEMEKEYITTLNVFISNNKSHKRTAASLHIHPNTLAYRLKKIERRLGIDFHCEEDWINIVLALQISDYLNC; encoded by the coding sequence ATGCAAATAATTCAAGAAAAAATGTCGCGACTCTTTGAAATTAATCGTAGTCTAACTCAATCCCTTCATTTAGAGGATGTCCTGAAAAAGTTAGTGGAGGCTGCGTTTGATTTAATGAATAATGCCGATACCATCATACTTTACAATTTGAAGGAAGATGGCTTACTTCATTTTGCCCAAGGTGTGGGGGTGAATGAAAAAGTGATGTGTCATGTGAAGTTCGAACCTGGAGAATCATTAACAGGTAAAGTATTTCTTTCTAAAAAAGGTGTTATTTGCTCTGGAGAAGATATAAAGGTGCATATGAACAGCATGTCTAAAACAAATTATGATTTCTTTTTTAAAGGAATATATCAGCGAGAGGTAAAGAGTGGAATAGTTGTACCGCTTTTGTATAAGGAGGATTGTATCGGCGTTCTAGTTGTTGATAATTTTAATGAGAATAACGTTCAATTTTCTCAAGCTGAGATTCAAATTATTGAGATTATTGCCGATCAAGCGGCTATTGCGATTATGAATTCAAAGCTATATCACCAAGTGAAAAGCAAAAATGAGGAATTAAGCTATTCGCTGGATGTCCATAGAAAATTCACTAAAATTCTTCTCGAAGGAAAGGGATCGAAGTTTATACTTGATACCATTAGCCGAATCCTCAGCACTTCAGTTACCTATTCAGAATCTAAAAATAATCACCCTTATTTCTTCCCAATAATTAATTCGAATGAAGTATTTGGTTACTTAGTGCTTCTTAAACCAATTGAAAGTTTGTCTAACATCCAGAAATCAGCTTTGGAACACGCTGCCACAGCTATGGCTCTTGAATTTGTAAAACAGAATACTTTGTTTGAAAAAGAATTACATGTAAGAGAAGAAATGTTTCAAGAAATAATAAGTGGCATCCGTGCGGAATCGGGTTTAAAAATCATGAAAAAATTCAAGTTTCATGAAAATAGTAAGATAGCATGTATGATTGTGGATAGTAAGGATGGTTATCTTTGGGATATGGACACGATTTTACAAAAAGAAAATTTAATTCGTTCTATTGAAAAAAACCTTTTAAAATACTGCAAAACAAATGTCGTCTTTACGAAGGCTTTCCAATTGGTCATCCTACTTTCACCCGAGAGGAATCTGAACTATAAAAAGTTGGCTGAAGACATTGAAGAAGGGATTATTAACAAAAACCAGTCGATTGCTATTGGAATGGGCAGAGATGTTCCTATATCAGAAATAGCAGATTCCTATAAAGAGGCAACTGAAGCTGTTGCTTTTTGCAAAAGTTTAAAGAATAAAAAGTTTGTAACCTATTCAGAGTTAGGAGTGGAAAGGCTTTGGTTAAATACTAACCCATTCCTCTTGAGAAAGTTTGCACACGATAAAATAGGAAGGCTATTAGAGATGGAGAAAGAGTATATCACCACATTGAACGTTTTCATTTCCAATAATAAAAGTCACAAAAGAACAGCTGCCTCGTTACATATTCACCCCAATACACTAGCATATAGGCTTAAGAAAATAGAGAGGAGACTAGGTATCGACTTCCATTGTGAAGAAGATTGGATAAACATTGTTCTTGCATTACAGATTTCAGATTATTTAAACTGTTAA
- a CDS encoding aldehyde dehydrogenase family protein, translated as MAIHVNNKSSITENGQNIKTYKNYINGEWVTSVTGETYHSLNPANTEEVLGYFQKSNQIDVQRAVESAKKAFPAWASTSPISRGDVLFQLIYLLEQEKEILAEIITKEVGKTIAASRNEVKATILALKHFSGEANRLSGETVPAIDPNTFACTIQEPLGVVAVVTPFNFPLGIAIYKIAPSMLAGNTIIYKPASDTSLIAVKIVELFVKAGMPKGVLNLITGPGSIVGEEFGTNPDIKAVSFTGSSDVGIHLGKLVTSRGGKMQAEMGGKNATIILEDANIEEAVKSIVISGFYNNGQSCTGTSRVIVPRTISQKVIDLLVEKAKQINVGDGFIERNDNGAVANKHQLDTYLYYVNSAISEGAVLEYGGNQLTDGDKSKGYFVAPTVFSKVTKDFTIAKEEIFSPVVAVMEVDNYEEAIELANDTVFGLSSAIFTNDLQKAFYFIRKIETGVTHVNIPSNHYENQLPFGGKKTSSIGPREQGSKALDFWLETKTVYIKP; from the coding sequence ATGGCTATTCATGTTAATAACAAAAGCAGTATCACAGAAAATGGTCAGAATATTAAAACGTATAAAAACTATATTAATGGTGAATGGGTTACGTCGGTTACGGGGGAAACATACCATAGCCTTAATCCTGCGAATACTGAGGAAGTATTAGGCTATTTTCAAAAATCAAACCAAATCGATGTTCAAAGAGCAGTAGAAAGTGCTAAAAAAGCTTTCCCTGCATGGGCAAGTACTTCACCTATTAGCCGTGGTGATGTTCTGTTTCAATTAATCTACTTATTAGAGCAAGAAAAGGAAATCCTTGCAGAAATTATTACGAAAGAAGTAGGGAAAACAATTGCAGCTTCTCGTAATGAAGTGAAAGCGACGATACTTGCATTAAAGCATTTTTCTGGAGAAGCAAACCGCTTATCAGGTGAAACGGTTCCTGCGATAGATCCAAATACTTTTGCCTGTACAATTCAGGAACCGCTAGGAGTAGTCGCTGTGGTAACACCATTTAATTTCCCACTCGGTATTGCTATTTATAAAATTGCCCCATCTATGTTGGCTGGAAATACGATTATATATAAACCAGCAAGCGACACATCTCTCATTGCTGTGAAAATTGTTGAGTTATTCGTAAAGGCAGGTATGCCGAAGGGTGTTCTGAACTTGATTACAGGGCCTGGTTCCATTGTTGGTGAGGAGTTTGGCACCAATCCCGATATCAAAGCAGTTTCATTTACAGGATCTTCTGATGTAGGAATACATCTTGGAAAACTGGTAACTTCCCGTGGAGGAAAAATGCAGGCTGAAATGGGAGGGAAGAATGCCACAATTATTCTGGAAGATGCAAATATAGAGGAAGCAGTTAAGAGTATTGTCATCAGTGGCTTTTATAATAACGGGCAAAGCTGTACAGGGACAAGCCGTGTTATTGTCCCACGAACTATCTCACAGAAGGTAATTGACCTTTTAGTAGAGAAGGCTAAACAGATTAATGTTGGGGATGGTTTTATAGAAAGAAATGATAATGGTGCAGTAGCAAATAAGCATCAATTAGACACATACCTTTATTATGTAAATAGTGCTATTTCTGAAGGGGCTGTTCTTGAATATGGTGGTAATCAACTAACAGATGGAGATAAATCGAAAGGTTATTTTGTTGCTCCAACTGTTTTTAGCAAGGTAACAAAGGATTTCACTATTGCGAAAGAAGAAATTTTTAGCCCTGTAGTTGCGGTAATGGAAGTAGACAACTATGAGGAGGCCATAGAGCTTGCGAATGATACTGTGTTTGGATTGTCTTCTGCAATCTTTACAAATGATCTTCAAAAGGCATTCTACTTTATTCGGAAGATTGAAACTGGTGTGACCCATGTTAATATTCCATCCAATCATTATGAGAATCAACTTCCTTTTGGCGGGAAAAAAACTTCGAGCATTGGTCCTCGAGAACAAGGTAGCAAAGCATTGGATTTTTGGCTCGAAACAAAAACCGTCTATATTAAACCATAA
- a CDS encoding NAD(P)-dependent oxidoreductase: MKNIGIIGCGAMGKGIAKNLVNKGYKVFAYDRNQSVLEKCVELGVHPENSPFEVGEKTELVITSLPGPSIVEEVLLGENGVYSSIKPGSFVLDMSTIDPKTAKNLYKKAKDKDIHFFDCPLSGGPKGADQGNLTIMVGGDEEYLADINPVLESVGKDIFVLGSSGSGQVAKLCHNMLVASITAGLGEAFAVGEKAGISRAQLADVIQSGSAHNRVLSVFGENILENTYGNVLFSLSHMNKDIHLFTETAKHFNQDSPIGILVSNIYQKAIDQGKGELDTSAVCQSV; the protein is encoded by the coding sequence ATGAAAAACATAGGAATAATTGGTTGTGGCGCTATGGGGAAAGGGATTGCCAAGAATCTTGTAAATAAGGGTTATAAAGTGTTCGCTTATGATCGTAATCAAAGTGTATTAGAAAAATGTGTGGAACTAGGGGTACATCCAGAAAACTCACCATTTGAAGTGGGAGAAAAAACCGAATTGGTGATTACTTCGTTACCTGGGCCGAGTATTGTGGAAGAAGTTTTGCTAGGTGAAAATGGAGTCTATTCATCTATAAAGCCTGGCAGTTTTGTATTGGATATGAGCACAATCGATCCAAAGACAGCAAAGAATTTATATAAGAAAGCAAAGGATAAGGACATCCATTTTTTTGACTGCCCATTGAGCGGAGGTCCAAAAGGTGCTGATCAGGGAAATTTGACAATCATGGTCGGTGGGGATGAAGAATATTTAGCAGACATTAATCCAGTCCTGGAAAGTGTGGGTAAAGATATATTCGTGCTTGGCTCTTCTGGTTCAGGTCAGGTGGCTAAGTTGTGTCATAATATGCTGGTTGCTTCTATTACAGCAGGATTAGGAGAGGCATTTGCAGTAGGAGAAAAGGCAGGTATTTCCCGAGCACAGCTGGCAGATGTCATTCAAAGTGGCTCTGCACATAATCGAGTTTTATCAGTGTTTGGAGAGAATATACTTGAAAATACCTATGGGAATGTGCTTTTCAGCCTGTCACATATGAATAAGGATATCCATTTATTCACGGAAACAGCCAAGCATTTCAACCAAGATTCACCTATTGGAATATTAGTGAGTAACATCTACCAAAAAGCCATAGATCAAGGAAAAGGAGAGCTGGATACTTCAGCAGTATGTCAATCTGTTTAA
- a CDS encoding DUF3100 domain-containing protein, whose amino-acid sequence MNQMKNIKIHLIVLVLVIFTEFIGVHKFDIGIGVLALFPMLYAMILGAIISWPSLKLLKEKEMKTASRILEIAFLLFVAKLGTMMGPSLSQLADAGLPLILQEAGHFLGTIALGLPIALLIGMKREAIGATFSIDREPNLAIIAEKYGADSPESRGALGVYICGTLFGAIYLALFAGLLGNLGIFHPIALAMGAGVGSGSMMAAATGALAVVFPEQANEIALFAGAANIMTIIIGTYVCIFFSLPVTVRLYNWLEPKFGKFKKSNQNASSHGEEKTL is encoded by the coding sequence ATGAACCAAATGAAAAACATAAAGATTCACCTTATTGTATTAGTTTTGGTGATTTTTACAGAATTTATCGGCGTTCATAAATTTGACATCGGAATAGGGGTTTTAGCTTTATTTCCAATGCTTTATGCAATGATATTGGGAGCCATCATTAGTTGGCCATCTTTAAAGCTATTAAAAGAAAAGGAAATGAAAACAGCTTCGCGTATCTTAGAAATTGCTTTTCTCCTATTTGTTGCAAAATTGGGAACGATGATGGGACCATCACTCTCTCAACTTGCAGATGCAGGATTGCCTCTTATCCTTCAAGAAGCAGGGCATTTTTTAGGAACCATTGCTCTTGGACTGCCAATTGCCCTATTGATCGGAATGAAAAGAGAAGCGATTGGAGCTACATTTTCAATTGACCGTGAACCAAACTTAGCTATTATTGCGGAAAAGTACGGAGCAGATTCACCTGAATCTAGGGGAGCTCTAGGTGTATATATCTGTGGAACATTATTTGGAGCTATATATTTAGCATTATTTGCTGGTCTCCTAGGGAACCTAGGCATTTTTCATCCTATCGCTTTAGCAATGGGTGCTGGCGTTGGATCAGGAAGCATGATGGCTGCAGCCACAGGTGCTTTGGCTGTCGTATTCCCAGAACAGGCCAACGAAATTGCTTTATTTGCGGGTGCAGCTAATATTATGACGATTATTATAGGCACGTACGTTTGTATATTCTTTTCACTTCCTGTTACAGTTCGTTTATACAATTGGCTTGAACCGAAGTTTGGTAAGTTTAAAAAAAGCAATCAAAATGCAAGTAGTCATGGGGAGGAAAAAACCTTATGA
- a CDS encoding multidrug effflux MFS transporter encodes MNQFTEKRRLQLALLLGSLALLGPFTIDMYLPSFPTIVKEYSTTASLVQISLTTCLLGLGLGQLIIGPMSDVLGRRKPLLIFLIMYLLASVVCAFAPNIYFFIGARFLQGFAAAGGLVISRAIVRDVYSGRELTKFFALLMAVSNLGPIIAPIAGGSILFFTNWAGVFIVLACIGMVLFLIISLKLEETLPIEKRIPSNFIQVLKNFGSLLKDRQFTGYALTQGFIIAGIFAYVSGIPFVYQNIYGVSPQVFSLLFGVNGIALIIGSQIVGRYSDVIPEKTFLKIGLILSNTAGAVLLGALLIKAPLFAIAIPIFFLVSCIGIIATTSFSLAMESQGHIAGSASALLGVLPFILGSLTAPLVGIAGEYSAIPMGVTIFLASFMAFLSYYGLVRKASVAVQTSR; translated from the coding sequence TTGAACCAATTTACTGAAAAAAGACGATTACAACTTGCTTTACTTTTAGGATCACTTGCACTTTTAGGCCCTTTTACAATAGATATGTATTTGCCTTCATTCCCTACTATTGTAAAAGAATATAGTACGACTGCATCTTTAGTGCAAATTAGTTTAACTACCTGCCTATTAGGTCTAGGCTTGGGGCAATTAATTATTGGTCCAATGAGTGACGTTCTCGGACGCCGTAAACCACTGCTTATTTTTCTCATCATGTATTTACTGGCTTCCGTAGTATGTGCATTTGCACCGAATATTTATTTCTTCATCGGGGCTCGCTTTTTACAAGGCTTTGCAGCTGCAGGTGGACTAGTTATTTCAAGGGCCATTGTTCGTGATGTTTATAGTGGCAGGGAACTGACCAAGTTTTTTGCTTTATTGATGGCCGTAAGTAATCTCGGTCCTATTATTGCACCTATAGCAGGAGGCAGTATCCTCTTCTTTACAAATTGGGCGGGGGTATTTATTGTTTTGGCTTGTATTGGTATGGTGCTGTTTTTGATTATTTCATTGAAACTAGAAGAAACATTGCCAATTGAAAAGCGTATACCAAGTAACTTTATTCAAGTATTGAAGAACTTTGGTTCCTTATTAAAAGATCGTCAATTCACAGGGTACGCACTTACACAAGGTTTTATCATTGCAGGAATCTTTGCTTACGTATCTGGTATTCCTTTTGTCTATCAGAATATTTATGGTGTATCACCTCAAGTATTCAGTCTCTTATTTGGAGTGAATGGGATTGCCTTAATAATTGGAAGCCAGATTGTTGGCCGCTATTCAGATGTCATACCAGAGAAAACTTTTTTGAAGATAGGTTTAATTCTTTCTAACACAGCAGGTGCTGTATTACTAGGAGCACTTCTTATAAAAGCACCGCTATTTGCTATCGCCATTCCTATATTCTTTTTAGTATCCTGCATCGGGATTATTGCTACGACATCTTTTTCATTAGCGATGGAATCACAAGGACATATTGCGGGAAGCGCTTCGGCACTATTAGGTGTACTCCCATTTATACTTGGCTCATTAACAGCTCCACTCGTCGGAATAGCAGGAGAATATTCAGCCATTCCAATGGGTGTCACTATCTTTTTAGCAAGCTTTATGGCCTTTCTATCCTATTATGGATTAGTCCGAAAAGCTTCTGTTGCCGTACAAACTTCAAGATAA
- a CDS encoding C40 family peptidase yields MKKLIASFVLTGALLSSPIVGSAALGDQTLKSGMYHSDVKQLQETLKKKGYFTNKSTTTYFGPITKSAVIKFQKAKGLKADGIAGKNTYKALGKQASQPVYKSNIVTTAKKYLNVPYVWGGMSPKGFDCSGYLNYVFNESAGKKLPRTVADIYKQGVKVSSPQVGDLVFFETYKPGASHAGIYLGNNQFIHSSSSKGVSITSMNNSYWSERYLGAKRY; encoded by the coding sequence ATGAAAAAATTAATAGCATCATTTGTCTTAACCGGCGCTTTATTAAGCAGTCCAATTGTTGGTAGTGCTGCATTGGGTGACCAGACATTAAAAAGTGGGATGTACCATTCTGATGTAAAACAATTACAAGAAACATTGAAAAAAAAGGGTTACTTTACTAATAAATCAACAACTACATATTTTGGACCTATTACAAAAAGCGCTGTTATTAAGTTCCAAAAAGCTAAAGGATTAAAAGCAGATGGAATAGCAGGTAAAAATACATATAAAGCTCTAGGGAAACAAGCAAGTCAACCAGTTTATAAGTCCAATATCGTGACTACTGCAAAAAAATATTTAAATGTACCCTATGTTTGGGGCGGAATGTCTCCAAAAGGGTTTGATTGCAGCGGATACTTAAATTATGTTTTTAATGAAAGTGCAGGTAAAAAGCTTCCTAGAACAGTAGCAGATATTTATAAGCAGGGGGTTAAGGTTTCTTCACCTCAGGTAGGAGATTTAGTATTCTTTGAGACATATAAGCCAGGGGCTTCTCACGCAGGCATATATTTAGGGAATAATCAATTCATTCATAGTTCTTCTTCTAAAGGTGTAAGTATTACTTCAATGAACAATTCCTATTGGTCTGAGAGATACTTAGGGGCTAAAAGATATTAA
- a CDS encoding phytoene/squalene synthase family protein gives MSESINLHRDARDMLMATSRTFFIPISLLSPGLRETVTSAYLCMRAIDEIEDHPQLDFETKSNLLRSISQLLQKPFNNNELMDIFHPYNSLLPDVTLRLGDWIKLCPPTIVENVLNATSTMAKGMGDWVLKEWRIKNEEDLNQYTFYVAGLVGVMLSDIWKWYDATETDESLAIAFGRGLQSVNILRNRAEDLERGVDFFPDGWELEDMFMYARRNLALADVYLENIKPGPILNFCKIPIALAHGTLDALTEGKEKMSRTAVTEIVNQVVSKQ, from the coding sequence ATGAGTGAATCAATTAATTTACATAGAGACGCGAGAGACATGTTAATGGCAACAAGCCGGACCTTCTTTATCCCTATTAGTCTTCTATCGCCAGGATTAAGAGAAACTGTTACATCCGCCTACTTATGCATGAGAGCTATTGACGAGATTGAAGATCATCCTCAACTCGATTTCGAAACCAAAAGTAATCTATTACGTTCAATCAGTCAACTCTTGCAAAAACCCTTTAATAACAACGAGTTAATGGATATTTTTCATCCGTACAACTCCCTTCTCCCGGATGTTACCTTACGTCTTGGTGATTGGATCAAGCTTTGTCCACCGACAATTGTAGAGAACGTTTTGAATGCAACATCCACTATGGCGAAAGGGATGGGGGACTGGGTTTTAAAAGAGTGGCGGATTAAGAATGAAGAGGATTTGAATCAATACACATTCTACGTGGCTGGTTTGGTTGGAGTCATGCTCTCAGATATTTGGAAGTGGTATGATGCTACTGAAACAGATGAGTCTCTAGCCATAGCCTTTGGCCGTGGTTTACAGTCCGTCAATATTCTTCGTAATCGTGCAGAGGATTTAGAGAGAGGTGTAGATTTCTTTCCCGATGGGTGGGAGCTAGAAGATATGTTTATGTACGCCCGACGTAATCTAGCTCTTGCTGACGTTTACTTGGAGAATATTAAACCTGGTCCAATCCTTAATTTTTGCAAAATCCCGATAGCACTTGCACATGGTACGCTTGACGCTTTAACAGAGGGAAAGGAAAAAATGAGTAGAACTGCCGTAACTGAAATAGTGAATCAAGTAGTAAGCAAACAATAA
- a CDS encoding universal stress protein translates to MIYKRILVAIDGSEGSKQALQHANELARNNGAELTLIHVKNETHLPLYGGVYPVSEAGTQIIQEEVERAEEVEIGKGEAIIRKAKDEISPDIKVTTALLDGDPSASICGYSEKNNIDLIVMGSRGLSGIKKWVLGSVSQKVLSEATQAVLITK, encoded by the coding sequence ATGATTTATAAGAGAATATTAGTAGCGATTGATGGTTCAGAGGGAAGTAAGCAAGCGTTACAGCATGCAAATGAGCTGGCAAGGAACAATGGGGCAGAATTGACATTGATTCATGTTAAGAACGAGACCCATCTGCCGCTTTATGGTGGAGTATACCCCGTAAGTGAAGCTGGCACTCAAATTATTCAGGAAGAAGTAGAAAGAGCTGAAGAAGTTGAGATAGGTAAAGGTGAAGCTATAATTAGAAAAGCTAAAGACGAAATATCTCCTGATATTAAGGTTACTACAGCCCTATTAGATGGTGACCCATCAGCATCCATTTGCGGGTATTCAGAAAAGAACAACATTGACCTTATCGTTATGGGAAGCCGAGGACTAAGTGGAATAAAGAAGTGGGTCTTAGGCAGTGTCAGCCAAAAAGTATTATCAGAGGCCACACAGGCAGTTCTTATCACTAAGTAA
- a CDS encoding RidA family protein: MLTTIFTNEAPAAIGPYSQAIKLDKLLFTSGQIPVNPKIGEVVDGEITEQAHQFMKNVQAVLEEGNASFNTVIKTTCFITNMADFADFNSVYEQYFTANKPARSCVAVKELPKGVLCEVEVIALTEDN; this comes from the coding sequence GTGTTAACAACAATTTTCACTAATGAAGCACCAGCAGCAATTGGCCCTTACTCTCAAGCAATAAAGTTAGATAAATTACTCTTTACTTCTGGCCAAATCCCAGTTAATCCAAAAATAGGAGAAGTAGTAGATGGAGAGATTACTGAGCAAGCACATCAATTCATGAAAAATGTACAAGCTGTTTTAGAAGAAGGCAATGCTTCATTTAATACTGTGATTAAGACGACTTGCTTTATAACTAATATGGCTGATTTTGCAGACTTTAACAGTGTGTATGAGCAATACTTCACTGCGAATAAGCCGGCACGTTCTTGTGTAGCAGTTAAAGAACTGCCTAAAGGTGTATTATGTGAAGTCGAAGTTATTGCTTTGACGGAAGACAACTGA
- a CDS encoding MalY/PatB family protein has product MKYSFDEVVNRLGTYCTQWDYIEDRFGEKDLLPFSISDTDFLCPPEILTALKKRVDHGIFGYTRWNHQEFKGAIQQWYLKRFSTSIKEDWIIYSPTVIYTISKLIEHMTEEGDHVVVQTPAYDAFFKLVEDNKRVFSGNKLLYENNTYFIDFQDLEKKLAHPRAKVFLLCSPHNPTGRVWSKKELKKIIALCKKYQVYVISDEIHMDIVSKPNVHVPIVDVAENLDHVCICTSASKTFNTPGLGGSYAIIPNQELKERYLKTLKNIDGLSSTSTLGAIGLMTAYHNGGQWVDDLNTYIEKNMELVKSFLDTHILSAHLEIPESTYLAWIDISKLPYSDEQLQDALIHHGKVAIMPGEMYGKDGKGFLRMNVGCPSSKVIDGLQRFKRALDYLENNINH; this is encoded by the coding sequence ATGAAATATTCATTTGATGAAGTAGTAAATAGATTAGGTACCTACTGCACTCAATGGGACTATATTGAAGATCGATTTGGAGAAAAGGACCTTTTGCCATTCTCTATATCAGATACAGATTTTCTATGTCCGCCCGAAATACTAACGGCATTAAAAAAACGTGTAGACCATGGGATTTTTGGATATACGAGATGGAATCATCAGGAATTTAAAGGTGCAATTCAACAATGGTACCTAAAGAGATTTTCTACCTCAATTAAAGAGGATTGGATTATATATAGTCCTACAGTTATTTATACGATTTCAAAGCTAATCGAACACATGACAGAAGAGGGAGATCATGTCGTTGTTCAAACTCCAGCTTATGATGCTTTCTTTAAACTAGTAGAAGACAATAAGCGAGTTTTTTCTGGGAACAAGCTGCTCTATGAAAATAACACTTACTTCATTGATTTTCAGGATTTAGAGAAAAAGCTTGCACATCCTCGTGCAAAAGTTTTTCTATTATGCAGTCCTCATAATCCGACAGGACGTGTATGGTCAAAAAAAGAATTGAAAAAAATAATTGCACTTTGTAAGAAATATCAGGTATATGTGATTTCCGATGAGATTCATATGGATATTGTAAGCAAGCCTAATGTGCATGTTCCAATTGTAGATGTTGCAGAAAATCTAGATCATGTGTGTATCTGTACGTCAGCCAGTAAAACATTCAATACACCTGGATTAGGAGGATCCTATGCGATTATTCCCAATCAAGAATTAAAGGAGCGTTACCTCAAAACCTTGAAGAATATAGATGGACTTTCTTCAACGAGTACTCTAGGTGCAATTGGGCTAATGACTGCTTATCATAACGGTGGTCAATGGGTGGATGATTTAAACACTTATATTGAAAAAAACATGGAACTAGTGAAGAGCTTTCTTGATACCCATATCCTTTCTGCCCATTTAGAAATTCCTGAATCAACCTATTTAGCTTGGATTGACATATCTAAGCTGCCATATTCTGATGAACAACTGCAAGATGCACTAATTCATCATGGTAAAGTAGCCATCATGCCGGGAGAAATGTACGGAAAAGACGGAAAAGGATTCTTACGTATGAATGTGGGATGCCCATCTTCAAAAGTAATCGATGGATTACAGAGATTTAAAAGAGCTTTAGATTATCTTGAAAATAATATTAATCATTAA